From Astyanax mexicanus isolate ESR-SI-001 chromosome 13, AstMex3_surface, whole genome shotgun sequence, the proteins below share one genomic window:
- the LOC103041537 gene encoding NLR family CARD domain-containing protein 3 gives METPPPCTSPVEINMNAQTGGRLASPGFFGNTIQAPLHITIVQGGPEVSSSSTVQTGASSSPPTLSKELATAYQQKLKSKLRQEYTRINEGISQHGASTILKEIYTELYITDGESGEVNNEHEVRQIETASRRPETQEKPIDCNDLFKDKPVRTVLTKGVAGIGKTVSVQKFILDWAEGKANQDIDFIFPLPFKKLNVIKEPLSLMELLHHSFHELNQLQSVDCDTHKILFIFDGLDECRLPLNFLINELLCDERHKASVDVLLTNLIMGNLLQSALIWITSRPAAVNQIPPEYVERVTEVRGFSDHQKEEYFRNRIRNQFLANNIIKHVKSSRSLYIMCHIPVFCWIAATVLKRLLGTAEAEAVPKTLTQMFTHFLIFQIKHRDQKYQGKCDPDPHKTKESILALGKLAFQQLDKGNLIFYEEDLKECGIDVSDMSVLLGVCTQIFREEFWLHLSKVYSFVHLSVQEFLAALYAYLTKQLTTDLSDISKQSTMSDFLKSAVDKALQSENGHLDLFLRFLLGLSLESNQTLLRGLLTQAGRNSHNTQETVQYIKEKIRENPSPEKSINLFHCLNELNDQSLLEEVLEYVIRRDHMCLSRVSLSPAQWSALVFVLLNSDDVREEFNLRKYDRSEECLLRLLPVVKASRRAVLCNCNLTEKCCTPLASVLSSKASNLRELNLTNNDRLQDSGVKLLSAGLKSSHCKLEILKLSDCDLTEESCAALAPALSSKSSCLKELSLSFNELLQDRGVNLLCTGLKNRHCKLEILGLSNCSITDKGFVALASALKANPSHLRELNLNRNKPGESGVKQLSDLLEDPQCKLEKLFI, from the exons ATGGAAACTCCACCACCGTGCACCAGTCCGGTGGAAATCAACATGAATGCTCAGACCGGTGGAAGACTTGCTTCTCCTGGGTTTTTTGGAAATACCATACAAGCTCCTTTGCACATCACCATCGTACAGGGAG GTCCAGAGGTTTCCAGTTCCTCTACAGTTCAGACTGGAGCCTCTTCTAGTCCTCCCACTCTCTCTAAAG AGCTGGCTACAGCATATCAGCAAAAACTCAAATCTAAACTAAGGCAGGAATATACaagaattaatgaaggaatctcacaGCATGGAGCATCAACCATTCTGAaggagatctacacagagctctacatcacagatgGGGAGAGTGGAGAGGTgaataatgaacatgaggtcagacagatcGAGACGGCATCCAGGAGACCAGAAACACAAGAGAAACCCATCGACTGCAATGATCTCTTTAAAGACAAACCAGTTCGAACAGttctgactaaaggagttgctggaattggaaaaacagtctctgtgcagaagttcattctggactgggctgaaggaaaagccaatcaggacaTTGACTTTATATTTCCACTTCCATTCAAAAAACTGAATGTAATAAAGGAACCACTGAGTCTGATGGAGCTTCTTCATCACTCTTTCCATGAACTAAATCAATTACAATCTGTAGACTGTGATACTCATAAAATCCtgtttatttttgatggtctggatgagtgtcgacttcctCTCAATTTTCTAATTAATGAATTGCTGTGCGATGAAAGACATAAAGCCTCAGTGGATGTGCTTCTAACAAACCTCATCATGGGGAATCTACTCCAGTCTGCTCTCATCTGGAtaacctctcgaccagcagcagtcaatcagatccctcctgagtaTGTTGAAAGGGTAACAGAGGTCCGAGGGTTCAGTGACCACCAGAAAGAAGAATACTTCAGGAACAGAATCAGAAACCAGTTCCTGGCCAATAACATCATTAAACATGTGAAGTCCTCTAGAAgtctctacatcatgtgccacattccaGTCTTCTGTTGGATTGCAGCCACTGTTCTAAAAAGATTGTTAGGTACAGCAGAGGCTGAAGCAGTTCCaaagactctgactcaaatgttcacacattTCTTAATCTTTCAAATCAAACACAGGGATCAAAAGTATCAAGGAAAATGTGACCCTGATCCTCACAAGACTAAAGAGAGTATATTGGCCCTGGGAAAAttggctttccaacagctggatAAGGGCAatctgatcttctatgaggaagacctGAAAGAGTGTGGAATTGATGTCTCAGACATGTCAGTACTCTTAGGTGTTTGCACCCAGATCTTTAGAGAAGAGTTTTGGTTGCACTTAAGTAAAGTGTACAGCTTTGTTCACCtcagtgttcaggagtttctggctgcatTATATGCATATCTCACAAAACAGCTGACCACTGATCTCTCTGATATTTCCAAACAGTCCACAATGTCAGACTTCCTCAAGTCTGCAGTGGACAAGGCATTGCAGAGTGAgaatggacacctggaccttttccttcGCTTCCTTCtaggtctctcactggagtccaatcagactcttCTACGAGGTCTACTGACACAGGCAGGAAGGAACTCTCACAACACACAGGAAACAGTCCAATACATCAAGGAGAAAatcagggagaatccctctccagagaaatccatcaatttGTTTCACTGTCTAAATGAGCTGAATGATCAATCTCTACTGGAAGAAGTTCTAGAATATGTGATCAGAAGAGACCACATGTGTCTCAGTAGAGTCAGTCTGTCTCCTGCCCAGTGGTCAGCTCTCGTCTTTGTGTTGCTGAACTCAGATGATGTGCGGGAGGAGTTTAATTTGCGGAAATATGACCGATCAGAGGAATGTCTTCTCAGGTTGCTACCAGTGGTGAAAGCATCtagaagagctgt GCTGTGCAACTGTAATCTCACAGAGAAATGCTGTACAcctctggcctcagttctcagctcaaaagCCTCAAATCTAAGAGAACTAAACTTGACTAATAATGATCGGCTGCAAGactcaggagtgaagctgctctctgctggactgaagagttcacactgtaaactggagatacttaA GTTAAGTGACTGTGACCTTACAGAGGAAAGCTGTGCAGCTTTAGCCCCAGCTCTCAGCTCAAAGTCTTCATGTCTAAAAGAACTAAGCTTGAGCTTCAATGAACTGCTGCAAGACAGAGGAGTGAATCTACTTTGCACTGGGCTGAAGAATcgacactgtaaactggagatactagG GCTGTCTAACTGCAGTATTACTGATAAAGGATTTGTTgccctggcttcagctctgaaagCAAACCCTTCTcatctgagagaactgaacctgaatcGCAATAAACCAGGAGAATCAGGAGTGAAGCAGCTTTCTGATCTACTGGAGGATCCACaatgtaaactggagaaactatt CATCTGA